The window ACATTCTCGTTCCCACGGATTTCTCCCCCTTCTCCCGCATGGCGGAAAAAATGGCTTTGGACCTCGCGAAGGAGAGTCGGGGCAAGCTCCTCCTCCTCCACGTGATCGACCCCTATTTCGAGCGATTGCCCTACTTGGTTTCCGCCCGCCTCACGCGCGGAAAGGTTCGCCGCGGCGCACTCGATCAAATGAGGAAGGAATTGAAATGGGTCCGGGCGCCGGGCGTGAAAGTGGAGAGCCGCGTTGCCAGCGGCTCGCCTCCGGAAGCCATCCTCCGGAGCGCAAAAGATTTCCGTGCCGATTTGATCGTTCTGGGTACACACGGCCGCACCGGCATCGAACATCTGCTCTTGGGAAGCGTGGCCGAGAAAATTCTCCGCCTCGCCCCGTGCCCCGTCCTCACTCTCCGAAAAAACATCCCCGAAGAAATCCTCGAAGAGCTCTAGGCCCGCCCGACGGGGTCCGGGGTCTCCTTCGCCCATTTCGGACGGCCACCCCGTTTCCCCAATGTCCTGACCTTAGCTCGACTTTTGCCATTTTTTGAAAGGTTTATGTTGGTCCTTATGCGTAGGGGAGGGTCTTCAGACCCTCCCGACAAGAGGGAGCAAGTAGGGGAGGGTCTTCAGACCCTCCCGACAAGAGGGAGCATCTGAAGATGCTCC is drawn from Nitrospirota bacterium and contains these coding sequences:
- a CDS encoding universal stress protein, with amino-acid sequence MFDNILVPTDFSPFSRMAEKMALDLAKESRGKLLLLHVIDPYFERLPYLVSARLTRGKVRRGALDQMRKELKWVRAPGVKVESRVASGSPPEAILRSAKDFRADLIVLGTHGRTGIEHLLLGSVAEKILRLAPCPVLTLRKNIPEEILEEL